The following coding sequences are from one Chelonoidis abingdonii isolate Lonesome George chromosome 4, CheloAbing_2.0, whole genome shotgun sequence window:
- the PSMC1 gene encoding 26S proteasome regulatory subunit 4, whose product MGQSQSGGHGPGGGKKDDKDKKKKYEPPVPTRVGKKKKKTKGPDAASKLPLVTPHTQCRLKLLKLERIKDYLLMEEEFIRNQEQMKPLEEKQEEERSKVDDLRGTPMSVGTLEEIIDDNHAIVSTSVGSEHYVSILSFVDKDLLEPGCSVLLNHKVHAVIGVLMDDTDPLVTVMKVEKAPQETYADIGGLDNQIQEIKESVELPLTHPEYYEEMGIKPPKGVILYGPPGTGKTLLAKAVANQTSATFLRVVGSELIQKYLGDGPKLVRELFRVAEEHAPSIVFIDEIDAIGTKRYDSNSGGEREIQRTMLELLNQLDGFDSRGDVKVIMATNRIETLDPALIRPGRIDRKIEFPLPDEKTKKRIFQIHTSRMTLADDVTLDELIMAKDDLSGADIKAICTEAGLMALRERRMKVTNEDFKKSKENVLYKKQEGTPEGLYL is encoded by the exons ATG GGTCAAAGTCAAAGTGGTGGACATGGTCCTGGTGGTGGCAAGAAGGATGACaag GATAAGAAGAAGAAATATGAACCTCCAGTTCCAACTAGAGtggggaaaaagaagaagaaaacaaagggaCCAGATGCAGCCAGCAAACTCCCACTGG TGACACCTCACACACAATGCAGACTCAAATTGTTGAAATTAGAGAGAATTAAAGATTACCTACTTATGGAGGAAGAATTTATCAGAAATCAGGAACAGATGAAACCTTTGGAAGAAAAGCAAGAG gAAGAGAGATCAAAGGTGGATGATCTGAGAGGaaccccaatgtctgtaggtacCCTGGAGGAGATTATTGATGATAATCACGCTATAGTGTCTACATCAGTGGGATCTGAACACTATGTCAGTATTTTGTCTTTTGTGGACAAAGATCTTCTAGAACCAGGCTGCTCTGTTTTGCTCAATCATAAG GTTCATGCGGTGATAGGAGTCCTGATGGATGACACAGATCCTTTAGTAACAGTGATGAAAGTGGAGAAGGCCCCTCAGGAGACTTACGCTGACATTGGTGGCCTTGACAACCAGATTCAAGAAATTAAG GAGTCTGTGGAGCTTCCTCTCACCCATCCTGAGTATTACGAAGAGATGGGTATAAAGCCTCCCAAAGGAGTAATTCTGTATGGCCCACCTGGCACAG GTAAAACCTTACTAGCCAAAGCAGTGGCAAACCAGACCTCAGCAACCTTTCTGAGAGTTGTTGGCTCCGAGCTTATACAGAAGTACCTAGGTGATGGTCCAAAACTTGTCCGTGAATTGTTCCGCGTAGCTGAGGAGCATGCTCCATCGATCGTCTTTATTGATGAAATAGATGCCATTGGTACAAAGAG ATATGACTCAAattctggtggtgaaagagagATCCAGCGTACGATGCTGGAGTTGCTGAACCAGTTAGATGGGTTTGATTCCCGTGGGGATGTGAAAGTTATCATGGCCacaaacagaatagaaacattGGATCCAGCCTTAATCAGGCCAG GGCGTATTGATAGGAAAATTGAGTTCCCCTTACCAGATGAAAAGACCAAGAAGCGCATCTTTCAGATTCACACAAGCAGGATGACTTTGGCAGATGATGTAACTTTAGATGAGCTCATTATGGCTAAAGATGATCTGTCTGGCGCAGATATTAAG GCCATTTGCACAGAAGCTGGTTTGATGGCTTTGAGAGAACGCAGAATGAAAGTAACTAATGAAGACTTCAAAAAATCAAAAGAGAATGTTCTCTATAAGAAACAAGAAGGCACCCCAGAGGGGCTTTATCTTTAG